In one window of Oryza sativa Japonica Group chromosome 9, ASM3414082v1 DNA:
- the LOC4346453 gene encoding uncharacterized protein isoform X1, translating into MRGFVLFLLLWVAYALCHRCWEIQHSHLSNSGSLPVCARQDLRGRHASCHLCLLHIFHMFSMDGHLAPWPELVKLHRKYGILLFIDDAIPDVPAFPN; encoded by the exons ATGAGAGGTTTTGTtctcttcttgttgttgtgggttGCTTATGCACTGTGCCACAGGTGCTGGGAGATACAG CATAGTCATCTGAGCAACTCCGGCTCTTTGCCGGTTTGCGCCCGTCAAGATCTTCGAGGACGACATGCATCTTGCCATCTCTGTTTGCTTCACATCTTCCA CATGTTCAGCATGGATGGTCACTTAGCTCCATGGCCTGAGCTTGTCAAGTTACACAGAAAGTATGGGATTTTGTTGTTCATCGATGAT GCTATTCCTGATGTTCCAGCGTTTCCCAATTGA
- the LOC4346452 gene encoding receptor-like protein 44, translating to MSRPTQHHPTAAATAVILLLLAVSPAPSGADPDDERCLSSLQQSLSGLRNWSKASFSAPCEGFISHLQGVTCNNGRVYKLSLPGLSLAGTIPPDLSNCTNLQSLDLSSNALSGAIPPELSGLLNLAVLNLSANRLSGAIPRDLARCAYLNVIDLHANQLTGSIPDELGLLVRLSTFDVSYNRLSGPIPVLLANRSGTTGRFNATSFVGNKDLYGYPLPPMRGHALSVLAIVGIGLGSGLLSLVLSFSAVCLWLRATDRTATMPGEEGKISHLMPDY from the coding sequence ATGTCCCGGCCAACCCAACaccaccccaccgccgccgccaccgccgtcatcCTCCTCTTACTTGCAGTATCCCCGGCGCCGTCCGGCGCGGATCCGGACGACGAGCGGTGCCTGTCGAGCCTCCAGCAATCTTTGTCCGGCCTCCGCAACTGGAGCAAGGCCTCCTTCTCCGCCCCCTGCGAGGGCTTCATCTCCCACCTCCAGGGCGTCACCTGCAACAACGGCCGTGTCTACAAGCTCTCCCTCCCGGGCCTCTCCCTCGCCGGCACCATCCCGCCGGACCTCTCCAACTGCACCAACCTCCAGTCGCTCGACCTCTCCTCCAACGCGCTCTCCGGCGCCATCCCCCCGGAGCTCTCCGGCCTGCTCAACCTCGCCGTGCTCAACCTCTCCGCCAACCGCCTCTCCGGCGCCATCCCAAGGGACCTCGCCCGCTGCGCATACCTCAACGTCATAGATCTCCACGCCAACCAGCTCACCGGCAGCATCCCCGACGAGCTCGGCCTCCTCGTCCGCCTCTCCACCTTCGACGTCTCCTACAACCGCCTCTCCGGTCCCATCCCGGTGCTCCTCGCCAACCGCTCCGGGACGACGGGGAGGTTCAATGCCACCTCCTTCGTCGGGAACAAGGACCTGTACGGCTACCCGCTGCCGCCCATGCGGGGGCACGCCCTCTCCGTCCTCGCCATAGTCGGCATCGGCCTCGGCAGCGGCCTGCTCAGCCTCGTCCTCAGCTTCTCCGCCGTCTGCCTCTGGCTACGCGCCACCGACCGCACGGCCACCATGCCCGGCGAGGAGGGCAAGATCTCCCACCTCATGCCCGACTACTGA
- the LOC4346453 gene encoding uncharacterized protein isoform X2, with translation MRGFVLFLLLWVAYALCHRCWEIQHSHLSNSGSLPVCARQDLRGRHASCHLCLLHIFHMFSMDGHLAPWPELVKLHRKLFLMFQRFPIE, from the exons ATGAGAGGTTTTGTtctcttcttgttgttgtgggttGCTTATGCACTGTGCCACAGGTGCTGGGAGATACAG CATAGTCATCTGAGCAACTCCGGCTCTTTGCCGGTTTGCGCCCGTCAAGATCTTCGAGGACGACATGCATCTTGCCATCTCTGTTTGCTTCACATCTTCCA CATGTTCAGCATGGATGGTCACTTAGCTCCATGGCCTGAGCTTGTCAAGTTACACAGAAA GCTATTCCTGATGTTCCAGCGTTTCCCAATTGAATAG